From one Neofelis nebulosa isolate mNeoNeb1 chromosome 4, mNeoNeb1.pri, whole genome shotgun sequence genomic stretch:
- the LOC131508529 gene encoding nuclear receptor coactivator 6-like encodes MLARAVYCLGCFLICKIGIMIAPTSRSCFKDGLLVQESRACPSGLELPTVLLEMERSRRAQEQLLWDLELLTGAGLGLFWPPRAQLCGLRDWAQCAWSQLSKPRGRMGRGPEQPNSWSSRPCPLPQAGDSLSQNHQLPEGGLAVVPSSALDLGEAASHRDPRWASPALPAESTPGCLQELNPTTSFGDPGSSEFKNLAQRAERRQAGPTTRRPCQQPSVNVGGRKLTQGAPRLSGLPSRGLPEPQVPLEVLGWSLGRERAELQKLLRIEIPQRQREGDPQEQKEESPQGQRGEAPQGKSKEVPSRHREKTHQGQSAEATQPLREEVSEYPRCEAPQSERRESPEGQRGNSPKCQRTEVLQEPQDPEMKTLQTSPGPNWEVAEGEVPTQPPEEGGSLGISRDLCRSLGEQMPQQRGRESPGSGERAAQRRESAPGAGEQRAAGERVPTPLPPPRPPTRPLLPRAGAETLEAPSTGSSGQQERPPAPRGHPGLMPDPHGLQDWEESPGPAEQVPGAGGEPRGDAEAPKASKAAWPWPPGREKASAGVSAVQQETALQRLLELHRAARRRRRQDREQQRLRVLECLRIARNRHCRVHPLGPPPSPAQLPPQARLPEGGGVTTIRARAGG; translated from the exons ATGTTAGCTAGGGCAGTTTACTGTCTAGgctgttttctaatctgtaaaattgggataatgATAGCACCTACTTCTCGGAGTTGCTTCAAGGACGGATTACTT GTGCAAGAGAGTCGGGCCTGTCCCTCGGGACTGGAGCTGCCCACTGTGCTGCTGGAGATGGAGCGGAGCCGGCGGGCCCAGGAACAG CTCCTGTGGGACTTGGAGCTGCTGACCGGGGCGGGGCTGGGCCTCTTCTGGCCCCCCCGGGCCCAGCTCTGCGGTCTGAGGGACTGGGCCCAGTGTGCATGGAGCCAGCTCAGCAAGCCCCGTGGTAGGATGGGTAGGGGCCCCGAGCAGCCGAACAGCTGG AGTTCCAGGCCATGCCCATTGCCTCAGGCTGGGGACTCCCTGAGCCAGAACCATCAGCTTCCTGAGGG GGGGCTGGCGGTAGTCCCATCATCAGCCCTGGATCTGGGTGAAGCTGCGAGTCACAGAGACCCAAGGTGGGCGAGCCCTGCTCTGCCTGCAGAGTCCACGCCTG GCTGCCTACAAGAGCTGAACCCCACCACCAGCTTTGGGGACCCAGGAAGTTCTGAGTTCAAG AACCTGgcccagagggcagagaggagacaagCAGGACCCACAACCCGGAGGCCCTGTCAACAGCCATCCGTGAATGTAGGCGGTCGAAAGCTCACTCAGGGAGCCCCAAGGCTCTCGGGCCTGCCCTCCCGGGGCCTGCCAGAACCCCAGGTTCCCCTGGAGGTGCTGGGCTGGAGCCTGGGCCGGGAGAGAGCGGAACTTCAGAAACTGCTGAGGATTGAGATtcctcagaggcagagagagggggaccctCAGGAGCAGAAAGAAGAGAGCCCCCAGGGTCAGAGAGGGGAAGCCCCCCAGGGGAAGAGCAAAGAAGTTCCttccagacacagagagaagacacacCAGGGTCAGAGTGCGGAGGCCACTCAGCCTCTGAGGGAGGAGGTCTCGGAGTATCCCAGGTGTGAGGCTCCCCAGAGTGAGAGGAGAGAGTCTCCTGAAGGTCAAAGAGGAAATAGCCCTAAGTGCCAGAGAACGGAGGTTCTCCAGGAGCCACAAGACCCGGAAATGAAGACCCTTCAGACTTCCCCAGGCCCTAACTGGGAGGTGGCTGAGGGAGAGGTGCCTACACAACCCCCGGAGGAAGGCGGCTCCCTGGGAATTTCTAGGGATCTCTGTAGGTCCCTGGGAGAACAGATGCCACAGCAAAGGGGTAGGGAGAGCCCTGGCTCCGGGGAAAGGGCCGCCCAGCGGCGAGAGTCAGCACCGGGCGCGGGAGAGCAGAGGGCCGCCGGGGAGCGGGTACCGACTCCCCTTCCACCCCCGAGGCCCCCGACCCGGCCGCTGCTCCCAAGGGCAGGGGCCGAGACGCTAGAGGCCCCAAGCACTGGGAGCTCGGGGCAGCAGGAGCGCCCCCCAGCTCCCCGGGGGCACCCAGGGCTGATGCCCGACCCGCACGGGCTTCAGGATTGGGAAGAAAGCCCAGGCCCGGCGGAGCAGGTGCCGGGCGCCGGCGGGGAGCCGAGGGGCGACGCGGAGGCCCCCAAGGCCTCGAAGGCCGCGTGGCCCTGGCCCCCGGGCAGGGAGAAGGCGTCGGCGGGCGTGAGCGCGGTGCAGCAGGAGACCGCTCTGCAGCGGCTGCTGGAGCTACACCGCGCGGCCAGGCGCCGGCGGCGGCAGGATCGCGAGCAGCAGCGGCTCCGG gtcttGGAATGCCTCCGCATCGCCAGGAACCGCCACTGCCGGGTGCACCCTCTGgggcccccacccagcccagctcagctcccGCCACAGGCAAGGCTCCCAGAAGGCGGTGGCGTCACCACTATCAGGGCCAGGGCGGGGGGA
- the SPMIP1 gene encoding protein ATP6V1FNB, with protein MANRTLALCEVRPGCRVTVRGSHLLSEGLCLLCSPLSCSHPATSPALATMSRQLNMDTLRQNFWKEEYLREKMFRCEWHRKYGSTVKAKQKAKAAARLPLALPTLHPKAPLSPPPAPKAVPSTTPGPPLETPIQSEMYPVLPATRALLYEGISHDFQGRCRYLNTRKLDVPEMRYLFPITTNFIYGWQLGPPVKQELVSCKMCRIESFFRKNGAFALLDPRDLAL; from the exons ATGGCAAATAGAACCCTGGCCCTATGTGAGGTGAGGCCTGGTTGCCGGGTGACTGTCCGTGGCAGCCACCTGCTGTCCGAAGGACTCTGCCTCCTGTGTTCACCCCTCAGCTGCAGCCACCCTGCTACCTCTCCTGCCCTTGCTACCATGTCGCGGCAACTCAACATGGATACGCTGCGGCAGAACTTCTGGAAGGAGGAATATCTGAGGGAGAAGATGTTTCGCTGTGAATGGCACCGCAAGTACGGGTCGACGGTGAAGGCCAAGCAGAAGGCTAAGGCTGCAGCCCGCCTACCCCTCGCGCTGCCCACCCTGCACCCCAAAGCCCCACTctcacccccacctgcccccaaagCGGTGCCTTCCACGACCCCCGGCCCTCCCCTGGAGACGCCCATTCAGTCTGAAATGTATCCGGTACTGCCTGCCACCCGGGCCCTGCTGTATGAAGGCATCTCCCACGACTTCCAGGGGCGCTGCCGCTACCTCAACACCCGAAAACTGGACGTGCCAGAGATGCGCTACCTCTTCCCCATCACCACCAACTTCATATACGGCTGGCAGCTGG GCCCCCCGGTGAAGCAAGAACTGGTCTCCTGTAAGATGTGCCGCATCGAATCATTCTTCCGAAAGAATGGGGCCTTCGCACTGCTTGACCCCCGGGACCTGGCTCTCTGA